In Candidatus Binatia bacterium, the genomic window CACGGCTCACACTGCGCGCGAATGTCGCAGGATGAGCACCTCACCCGTCACGCACCTCCGCACCTGCCCTCTGTGCGAGGCCATGTGCGGTCTCGAAGTCACGGTCGAGGGCGACCAAGTCACGGGAATTCGCCCCGACAAGGACGACGTTTGGAGTCGAGGATACGTCTGCCCGAAGGGCCCCGTCCTCGGCGATCTTCACCACGATCCCGATCGACTCCGCGCACCGCTCGTCCGCAACGGTGACGACTGGAAGGAGGTCGGGTGGGACGAGGCGTTCGAGACCATCGCCGAACGCCTCCATCCGGTGATCGAGAAGCACGGGATCGGCGCCGTCACGGCGTACATCGGGAATCCGACCGCGCACAACTTCTCGCTCTCGCGCTACGTCGGCGCCTTCATGCCGATGTCGACCCTGCCCATCATCTACTCGGCAGGCACCGTCGACCAGTGGCCGAAGAACGTTTCGAGCGCTCTCATGTACGGCGGCATGTGGAGCATCCCGGTGCCCGACATCGATCGCACCGACTTCTTCCTGGTTATGGGAGCGAACCCGAGCGCCTCTCAAGGGAGCCTGCTCGCCGCCGCGGACGTGCTCGGGCGCATGGACGCGATTCGAGAGCGCGGAGGCAAGATCGTCGTGATCGACCCCCGGCGAACCGGGACCGCGGACCACGCGGACGAGTGGATCCCGATCCGACCCGGAACCGACGCGGCGTTGCTCGCGGCCATCGTGAATGTGCTTTTCGCCGAAGGACTCGTCGACCTCGGGCGACTCGCGCCCCTCACCGCCGGCCTGGACGACGTCGAGCGCCTCTGTCGTCCGTTCACACCCGAACGCGTCGCAGCGACCTGTTCGATCTCCGCCGAAGCGATCTACGGACTCGCGCGCGACCTCGCCCAGGCGAAGACGGCCGCCGTCTACGGCAGGATCGGAACCTGCAACCAGGAGTTCGGCACACTCGCCTCTTGGCTCGTCGACGTCGTGAACATCCTCACGGGCAACTTCGATCGCCCCGGCGGTGCAATGTTCTCGAACCCGGTCGCCTGGTCACTCACAAGCCTGCATCCACCCGACCAACCGCCCGGCTTCGAGTTCGGCCGGTGGAAGAGCCGCGTGCGCGGTGCCCCCGAAGTGCTTGGCCAATTCCCGGTGTCGTGCCTCGCCGAGGAGATCGCCACCCCGGGCGAAGGGCAGATCCGAGCCTTGATCACGATCGCCGGAAACCCCGTGATCAGCGCGCCCGACGCGGGCAAGCTCGACGCCGCCCTGCCTCAGCTCGACTGCATGGTGTCCGTCGACAACTACCTGAACGAGACGACCCGACACGCCGACGTGATCCTCCCGGGGCTCTCACCGTTCGAGCAGCCGCACTACGACGAGCTCCTTTGGGCGTGGGCGGTCCGGAATGCCGCGAACTACTCGGGTGCGATCTTCCCACCTGAACCGGGGCGCCTTGCCGAGTGGGAGACGCTGCTCAAACTCGCCGCCGTGATCTCGGGGGCGAAACCCGCCGAGGTCGATCCGCACGTCCTGGACGATCTCTATTTCGGCGGCCTGGTCGGCGTCGTCGCCGCGAACGAGAAGTCGAGGATCGCCGGCCGCGATGCAAACGAGATCGTCGCCATGACCGACGGGAACGGTCCCGACCGCTTGCTCGACTTCTCGATCCGCTCGGGACCCTTTGGGGATCTCTACGGGCGGAATCCCGACGGGCTCACCCTGGCGAAGGTTCGAGACCAACCGCACGGCATCGACATGGGCGCGCTCGAGCCAAGGGTCGAGGAGATCCTCCGAACGCCATCGGGGAAGATCGAGCTCGCGCCTGCGTACATCACCGGCGACCTACCGCGACTCGAGGAGCGGCTCGCCCGCGAGGACCATGGGCTGGTCCTCGTGAGCCGCCGCCACCTTCGGTCCAACAACTCTTGGATGCACAATCTCGAGAAGCTCGTTCGGGGCCGCGACCGCTGCACTCTCCTGATCCACCCCGACGATGCCGCCCGCGCCGGCGTGGCCGAAGGCGACCAGGCGCGCGTGTCGTCCAAGGCCGGATCGATCGAGGCACCGGTGGAGGTCAGCGACGAGATGATGCCGGGAGTCGTTTGTCTCCCGCACGGGTGGGGCCACGACCGCAGCGGCATTCAAATGGACGTCGCGGCCCGACACGCCGGGGTGAACAACAACCTACTTGCACCTGGTGACCTGATCGACGTGCCATCGGGGAACGCGATCGTAAACGGAATTCCGGTTGAGGTGACGCCCGCCTGAACCGAGCGTAGGAGCCTGACCTAAGACGGGGCAGGCTCCTACTCGCCGTATTCGGCGAGAGTCCCCTCCAGCCGCCCAAGGGACTCACGCAGCCCGCCCGGGCGGCTGCGCTCGAGCCACGCGCTGCGCTGCAGGTCGATTGCCTCTGCAAGGTCGGTTCGCAATTCGGCGACCGGCGGGGCGTCGAAGCCGGTCTGGCGCGCACTCCGCCAAGCGCCGTGGCGCGCGAGCCGCGCCGCCGCGATGAGCTCGCGCTGAACGATCTCACCATCCACCCCGCGAGGCTCTGCAGCGGCGATCGTCGCCATGATCTCGTCGAGCTCCTCGACGACGGCGGTGAGGCCCTTCTCGCTCGGACTCCCCATGAGGCGCGCGAGGAACGAGAGGCCTCCGCCCAGCAGTTGGTAGTGGAGCACGCTCCCGTTCATCGGCTCGACGCCGGTCTTCGCCGACAGACCGCCCGCGGCCTCGAGGGCACCGGCGAGGCAGCCCGTGCCGTCGAGAAAGATCTCGGAGTCGAGGAACGCGGAGGTCTCGACATCGCGATTCGTTTCCGTGCACCAACTCACCGCACCGCCGTAGGCGATCGGCGGGAAGCTCACCGACGGGGGCTGAAGGTGGCCGCTGTCTCCCCAGTCGGTGATCAGATAGCCGCACGCACCGTTCGCAAGCCCCTCCTCCGCGGCATCGAGTAGGTTCCCGCGGGCATTGGGAAGGCGCCCGACGAGCGAGTTCCAGCTCGAGGTCCCCGGGCAAACCCAAAACGGGAATCCGGCCTCTGCGAACGGAGGCACGTGCCCGACGAAACCCCGCATCACCTCGCGGGTGATCCCGAAGTCGCCGAGCATTTCGAACAGTTCGGAAGGCAGCTTGTCGGGATCCGTCGGCGCCTCGTAGTGCCACGCGAGCGCCGTCGTATTGGTCTGGGGGATCTTCGCGATGAACTCCGGAGCATCGCGCACGATGTCCCCCCAGAAGAGGGCCTTCTTTCCGCGACCGTGAACGGACGCAAGAATCCGATTCAGGAAATCGACGTACACGGCGCCCCTGCCGCGATTCGCGACTTCCGCACTCGAGGCCCCGCGGCCGAGCTCGAACGTCTCGTCGCAGTTCACGTTGACGGTGTCGCTCGTAAACTCGCGGAGGAGCTCGGCAAACAGGCCGTCGACGAACGCCAGGCTCTCATCCGTGGGCGCCAATACGCCCGGAGATTGGGTCCGGCCAAAGCGGGTCTGCCAGCCTTCGGGGGCTTCGGCCAGCCCTCGATACTCGTCGTGCTTCAACCAGCGCTCCATGTGTCCGAACGCATTCTGGTTCGCAACCAGCTCGATTCCGTGGCTCGAACAGCACTCGTCCAACCAGCGGACGTCTTGCGCAGTGATCGGCGAGGCATCGC contains:
- a CDS encoding family 20 glycosylhydrolase → MGSDANELRLFPRPRSLETTGEGCSADAFAPRFEVDVRMEAEAYSLSISAAGVDIRHADENGKRYALQTLDQIRAHGGALLPGLVVRDSPDFPVRGYMLDVSRDRVPTRATLERIVGLLSRVRINHLQLYTEHTFAYGQHEVVWRDASPITAQDVRWLDECCSSHGIELVANQNAFGHMERWLKHDEYRGLAEAPEGWQTRFGRTQSPGVLAPTDESLAFVDGLFAELLREFTSDTVNVNCDETFELGRGASSAEVANRGRGAVYVDFLNRILASVHGRGKKALFWGDIVRDAPEFIAKIPQTNTTALAWHYEAPTDPDKLPSELFEMLGDFGITREVMRGFVGHVPPFAEAGFPFWVCPGTSSWNSLVGRLPNARGNLLDAAEEGLANGACGYLITDWGDSGHLQPPSVSFPPIAYGGAVSWCTETNRDVETSAFLDSEIFLDGTGCLAGALEAAGGLSAKTGVEPMNGSVLHYQLLGGGLSFLARLMGSPSEKGLTAVVEELDEIMATIAAAEPRGVDGEIVQRELIAAARLARHGAWRSARQTGFDAPPVAELRTDLAEAIDLQRSAWLERSRPGGLRESLGRLEGTLAEYGE
- a CDS encoding molybdopterin oxidoreductase family protein is translated as MSTSPVTHLRTCPLCEAMCGLEVTVEGDQVTGIRPDKDDVWSRGYVCPKGPVLGDLHHDPDRLRAPLVRNGDDWKEVGWDEAFETIAERLHPVIEKHGIGAVTAYIGNPTAHNFSLSRYVGAFMPMSTLPIIYSAGTVDQWPKNVSSALMYGGMWSIPVPDIDRTDFFLVMGANPSASQGSLLAAADVLGRMDAIRERGGKIVVIDPRRTGTADHADEWIPIRPGTDAALLAAIVNVLFAEGLVDLGRLAPLTAGLDDVERLCRPFTPERVAATCSISAEAIYGLARDLAQAKTAAVYGRIGTCNQEFGTLASWLVDVVNILTGNFDRPGGAMFSNPVAWSLTSLHPPDQPPGFEFGRWKSRVRGAPEVLGQFPVSCLAEEIATPGEGQIRALITIAGNPVISAPDAGKLDAALPQLDCMVSVDNYLNETTRHADVILPGLSPFEQPHYDELLWAWAVRNAANYSGAIFPPEPGRLAEWETLLKLAAVISGAKPAEVDPHVLDDLYFGGLVGVVAANEKSRIAGRDANEIVAMTDGNGPDRLLDFSIRSGPFGDLYGRNPDGLTLAKVRDQPHGIDMGALEPRVEEILRTPSGKIELAPAYITGDLPRLEERLAREDHGLVLVSRRHLRSNNSWMHNLEKLVRGRDRCTLLIHPDDAARAGVAEGDQARVSSKAGSIEAPVEVSDEMMPGVVCLPHGWGHDRSGIQMDVAARHAGVNNNLLAPGDLIDVPSGNAIVNGIPVEVTPA